The following is a genomic window from Manihot esculenta cultivar AM560-2 chromosome 9, M.esculenta_v8, whole genome shotgun sequence.
AAGATGCTAAAATACATGGTACTGATTATATTACTTTTGTAAAGAAATAACAGACAACTTGAGAGACATAAGGAATGGAAATCATTAACAAATTTGTCCATCTATTGAAATGAAACACTAAACACATCGGATGAAGtaccaattaaaaaaatacccCCCCCAAACCAAAAAAACTCTTAATTTCCTggctttcttcttttctcttttttgaaTCATATCTAGCCTTCATACTTCTTCTTCTAGCATGCAAAACGCATGCATGGTTCAGCAATATGTCATCCATGCGTATAATCTGTTCTGTATATAAGTGGCAgtatcaccatgaaggatgaAAAACTGTTGAATGCAAATTTATGATGATCATAATCAACTAGATTATTATGGAACAGGTTAACATAAAAGAAATTCAATCATTGCATTCTGAACACTTGATGGGAAACTGGGTCCTTAAATTCACAGTGGACTCAACTGAGTATACAGAAATTACCTTGAAAGCATCAGGAAGTACTTCGGCAACAACCATCCAGATCATACATCCAGCAGCAAACCCGGTACAGAAAGGCAGGAACTTGTTAAATGCATCAGCACATATGAATGAAGGAACTGCTACAATGGGCTGTAATAAAGTGATTTAATATGTCAATTACTGATAGCTAACAAAATCCTATTTAAATCATAGCTGAAAAGAATTATTAATCCACTTGCCGCCAATTATTTGTATCTTATTTCTCatcaaaatttcattttgaaaaTTACAACAGACAACCAACATGCTTGAGTGCTTTTGACACTGCATGACCTACAATTCTGCAACAAACCATGATGCAATCGAAATTCAGTCAACATAGGAATCATTAACGctaactaaaatataaaatcgtCCAACATGCCATGGCATAAGGTGATATAGCAGTCTCCAAGGAGCTTACCGAGACACATTGCACAAAATGAGAAGACAAGATACTTTTCCAAAGCTTATCATATTGACAGCATAGACACCATAAAAAAATGTATTGTGTATGATTTCATTCTTCTGTCCCCTTTTAATTAGGTATTCACACATCTTTAAGTAGTGATATCAGCACATAGTACCATCATAAAATTGACTAACTTCAGTCCGTCACGAAGCGTAATTTATTACCTGAGGCAAAGATGTAATTACACTCCATAACATTGCATTTTGTGGAGAAACACCTCTTGATGCAAGAACCATACTCACAGCTAATCCCTCTGGTATGTTGTGCACAGCAATGGCCAAAGTTACCAAAAGGCCTTGAGAGAAACCTTTTGTTCCAGCAAAGGAGACTCCTACGCCAGAGCCCTCCCCAAATGAATGAAGAGTCATAATTCCAATAACAAGAACAACTTTCGTTGCATCTGCACCTTTTATGTCCAACATACTTACTTCCCCATATTGTTCAAGAAACTGCAACCAGAATGAAGTACAACATAATGAGATCTAAATTAACAAGGTGAATATCATTTTAATTCATTACAATAGAAATGAATTTGTGCTACCTGTATATGGGGGAAAAAATTAAACGTGCGTCtactgataaaaaaaataaagaaatgggCAAATGTTTCCTGATCCTCAGGGCAAGAGGAACTAAAAGGCAAGGAGCACAAAATGAACTCAGCTGAGAAAGTAGCAGACTTAATGCATGAGGATCAAAGTCCAAGTAGTTACCTTCTTGCaaagtaaaatgaaaattcCACCAGATAAAATCCCGATCACAACCCAATTGCCAGCACCATGGTTCTCCCCTTCCTGTATGAGATCAAAGCTAGCAGCCAACATAACTCCAGCAGCCATTCCATTGCATAATCCAGCCCACTGAGGATCCAGTTCTACAAAAAAGAAAGGCACTGCACCTAAACCAGTGGCAGCAGCCATAGCCAACGTAAATAATGCAACCGTAGATATTGAAACTCTGTTGTAACTGCCCTTTCTATCACCAATTCTGCTACTCATGCTCTCAAAATCAATAGAGCTCTCAAAATCAATAGCACTCTCTACACCAGTGCCATCTATAACATTGCTCCCAGCATTTTTATGTGGTGCAGATCTCAACCTTTTTGGAATTTCACTTTCAGAATGTGCCAGAATGCCACCAAAGAACACTATGGAGAACAGAAAAAATAATAGGGCTTTTCTAAATAGGCACTGCATTGTTCTTTCCATGAACCACCAAAAAATTTGCCTCTTTATATAGGATTCCTCATTTCAAAAGCTCCATTGCAGACAAATTCCAACTGCAAAAATGAGGATACACAAATCTATTGACTTAATGTGCCAGGATCAATATCTGCTGCAGTTCAAAGTTGATTGAACGATattagtttcttttttttttttttgaatagtGATGGTACTAGTCCAATTATAACATGAAATGAACTCAGAAAGTACCCATCGGCCATCCCATTCTTTACTCATCTAGAACAAATTTTAATATACTATATAATCTAACAAAAAACCCAAAATTTTCTTGGAACCAAATtacatttaaaatcaaatagatGACAGATCAATTGCGTTTACCTCCTAAATCCTTATTAACCAAATGGCAGCAGCACCACGTTTTCTCAAATGGGGTCCTCAGTTAAATTCAGATTGTAAATGAAACTGAAGTGATTGATGCCGAAATGCGATTCGATCTTCCCAGCAAAGCTACCTCGGGCGGTTTTGATTCTGGAACATTACAAAGATAGAAAATGATAATTAACACAAAAATTTAATCTTCAAAACTCCAAAATTTCTATTGTTTTCTCACAATTCCTCagcaagcaagcaaacaaacaaatacccaaaaaaataaaaccaaataCGGAATCAATATCAGACCTTAACTACGATTGGAATATGAAacaaaaaaggggaaaaagtACCAATGAAACAAAGGTAACCGCAGGAAAATCAAGGGCGTCTGAAAACagatttaaatgaaaaattaaaggaGACAATTAGGTTCCAAAAGGGAATAAAACCCTGACTTGTGATTTTGAgggatttaataattaaattaaaatttaaacaatgaAACCACGTTTGCCCCGCTGTTTTCTTATCCCTCAAAAACCATCagatttctttcttttaaagTCAAACAATGCTTACCTTGTTTGAACAAAAGTAAAATTGTTTTActtaaagataaaaaattaatacaaaaaTTACTATGGATTTTCAAGTAAATTTATGAGTTTCtgcctattttaaaaaatacttaattaaaaatattttttattttataaatttaaactatttaattattttataaaaaaattattaatcaatttattttatctttaattaaataaaataaatataattaaattatagtaattaaaCAATATATTTAAAGTGACTTATAGTTTTTGCTTAATAGAATGTAtgaagatttaaattttatataaataattttgtcttattttggatatagattttttatatcattcattttaaataattattctaaaaatattacttattgatgcattaaaaaatataactttgCAATGATTGTTATGTAATAAAGAGAATGTGAGCTATAAGTATTCGGAGCCGAACTCAAGTCAATATATTAAAGTCACCGCTCCAAAACTCAAGTCAAATATACTCAAAAATAGGATGAAAgtaaaaaattgattataattCAAGAGaataatgtatttttatttttttaattattaatttttattagaattaatctagtattttttaataatttgatgatgatgtagtagagtatttaataataaattttaccaaTTAATTAATCGGTGATCTTGCAATTATAAGTATAACAAAAATATACTAACTTATGCATATTAACGATAATTTTATGTGAaggttcaattttataaaaaaaagataaaattttaataaagagtcgagtattttaatattcaaaaattCTTTTTTCTCATACGTAGAACTGCGTATTAGCTTTTTATTATTGTGTAACACCATTTaataagataaattaaataagatatataaattaatatattaaaatgattttataaaaatattaattataaatataaatgtaatatttattagtaatatttactgatatgatatattaatattaacacgtaaaaaatgaattatgtaatataaataacttttttttgaaaataataatataaataatttttatatttttattattatctaattttttattttaatcttaaaataaacaaaattatatatttattcaaataataaaataaaggaaaaattactttttagtccctgaggtttaacgtaattaacacttctatccttctattttggcaacccaacacttaagtccctcactttctcttccgtccatttaaatcgtttggtcaaagagtcaaaggtgagagatgataattttttccaaaaatacccttatcttttctccggttgaagaagaaaaagaagaagaagaaggagaggcATTTGGATTTGGGTTTGGATTTAGTAAgggttaattttatcaattcacgtgtcccaaacggctattttggacggaaaaactatgaatttggacagaaaataaagtgagggacttaagtgttgggtcgccaaaatagagagacaaaagtattaattacgttaaatctcagggattaaaaagtaattttcccaaaaataaacttaatatatacatttataattatattacttattttaatagtaaaataaattatatatacattctttttaattaatttatatatcaaCGACtccaattatataaaattttatcaaaatcttTATTAcaattaactttaattttataattttttttaaatatagcgGTTTAAGATGTC
Proteins encoded in this region:
- the LOC110623006 gene encoding putative zinc transporter At3g08650, with amino-acid sequence MERTMQCLFRKALLFFLFSIVFFGGILAHSESEIPKRLRSAPHKNAGSNVIDGTGVESAIDFESSIDFESMSSRIGDRKGSYNRVSISTVALFTLAMAAATGLGAVPFFFVELDPQWAGLCNGMAAGVMLAASFDLIQEGENHGAGNWVVIGILSGGIFILLCKKFLEQYGEVSMLDIKGADATKVVLVIGIMTLHSFGEGSGVGVSFAGTKGFSQGLLVTLAIAVHNIPEGLAVSMVLASRGVSPQNAMLWSVITSLPQPIVAVPSFICADAFNKFLPFCTGFAAGCMIWMVVAEVLPDAFKEASPSQVASAATISVAFMEALSTMFESFSHDYNAEDASGFFVSLLFGLGPLLGGIILVTFALAFHLQHALLMGAACGIAFVLGAWRPLQLLVSSKMGVIPLIILLAFGAVFVHICSSRILSLAGRKRALANNLPTITGFPMSVHTLQSFLSCGAVAFHALAEGLALGVAAPKAYGLGRHMVLPVSLHGLPRGAAVASCIFGATDSWHNALAAAALIGFVGPISAIGAILAGIDYSGLDHIMVLACGGLLPSFGRIIRRALSLDTRKGISGLVIGVGFATLCLTCTKLVCLHTPYCNSAPEAVR